GGTATATCAGATATTAGAGATGAATCAGATAGAGATGGAATGAGAATTGTTGTAGAATTGAAAAGAGATGCTAATGCTAATATAACTTTAAACCAGTTGTATAAACATACAAGAATGCAGGATACTTTTGGAGTTATAATGCTAACACTTGTGGATAATGAGCCTAAAGTTTTAAATTTGAAACAGATGCTTGTACATTATTTGAAATTTCAAGAAGAGATTTTGACAAGAAGGACCAAATTTGAGTTAGATAAAGCAGAAGCAAGAGCTCATATTCTGGAAGGATTAAGAATAGCATTGGACTATATTGATGAAGTAATAAATCTAATAAGATCATCTAAAACTACAGAAATTGCACGAAATGGTTTAATAGATAAATTTAATCTTTCTGAAAAACAGGCACAGGCTATTTTGGATATGAGACTTCAAAGGCTTACAGGACTTGAAAGAGAAAAAATTGAAAATGAATATAATGAACTAATGGATATAATAAAACACCTTAAAGAAATATTAGAGAATAAATCAATTCTATTAAATATGATTAAGGATGAATTAATCGAAATAAGAGATAAATATGGTGATGAAAGAAGAACTGAAATACAGATAAGTAATGATGATATAAATATTGAGGATCTTATCGAAGAAGAAGAAGTGGTTATAACTTTAACTCATGCAGGATATATAAAAAGGATCTCTGCAGATACTTATTCTTCCCAGAGAAGAGGTGGAAAGGGAATACAAGCTATGACTACAAAAGAAGATGACTTTGTAGAACATATATTTATTACTTCTACTCACAGCCATATTTTATTTTTTACCAATAAGGGAAAAGTATATAAATTAAAAGGTTATGAAATTCCTGATGCAGGTAGGACAGCTAAAGGTACTAATTTAGTTAACCTGTTGCCTCTGGATGGAGATGAACAAATTCAAGCAGTTATATCTTTTAAAGAGATTGATGATGATAATTATTTTATAATGGCTACTAAAAGGGGATTAGTTAAAAAGACTGAAATAAATCAATATGCATCTATAAGAAAAAATGGATTAAATGCTATAAATTTAAGAGATGGAGATGAACTTATAGGTGTTAAAATGACTACGGGTGATAGTGAAGTGTTGATTTTCACTAAAAATGGATACGCTATAAGATTTAGTGAAAAAGATGTAAGGCCCACTGGAAGGAATACTACAGGAGTTAAAGCTATAACCTTAAGAAAAAAAGATATTGCTGTTGCTATGGATATTGCAAGTAATAAAGAAGATATTTTAGTAGTTAGTGAAAACGGATTTGGAAAAAGAACTCCAGTAACTGAATATACTATTCATAAAAGAGGTGGAAAAGGAATTATAACCTATAAATCTACGGAAAAAACAGGCTTAATAGTAGGTGCTAGAGTTGTAAAAGATGAGGATGAGATGATGCTCATAAATAGTAGTAATGTAGCTATAAGGCTTAATGTATCTGATATTTCTACTACTAGTAGAAATGCTATGGGAGTTACCCTCATGCGTACAGAAGAGGAACAAAGAGTTGTGGCTATAGCTAAAATAAATTGTACTGAATAATAGATTTAGTTATTAAGAATTGTTTTAAATAAAATCAAGGATGTCTTTTGTTCCCTAAAGTTCCTAGATATTCTTGATTTTAGACATTTTACTGCAAAAATTGAAAAATAAAAAAATTATTTGTCTATATGTAAAAAAATATTTAAAAATGTATTGACGACATTAAATTTAAATGATAGAATGTAAAAGTCGCAAGGGGTTGTAACAGTTTTATTTGCTAAAAGTTCACTATATTTAATAGTACTTCAATGTTGTTACAACATATGCAAAAAGTATTGATCCTTGAAAATTAAACAGAATGAATGAAGATAGGTAAACTTATTTATTAAGAATAAACCAGCAATTCTTTTGAGCTGCGAGAGCAGTAAAGAGAGTAATTTCGTAATGTAGTATATTCAAGCAGTATTCTGCTGAAAGAGATATACTAAAATTGCTAGTAGCGAGTACAGCGAGGAAAAGGCTGAATGAGGAGCGGAACTTACTTATGTAATTGAGCACCGGAATGAGGCATTTAACGAAGCTGGGCGAAGCTAATAGTAATTTTCAACAGAGTCAAATAAAACTTTTAAAATAAGAGTTTGATCCTGGCTCAGGACGAACGCTGGCGGCGTGCCTAACACATGCAAGTCGAGCGAGGAAGCCCCTTCGGGGGTGGAATAGCGGCGGACGGGTGAGTAACACGTGGGTAACCTGCCTCAAAGAGGGGGATAGCCTCCCGAAAGGGAGATTAATACCGCATAGAAGGTAAAAATCGCATGATAAATGCCTTAAAGGAGCAATCCGCTTTGAGATGGGCCCGCGTCGCATTAGCTAGTTGGAGGGATAAAAGCCCCCCAAGGCGACGATGCGTAGCCGACCTGAGAGGGTGAACGGCCACATTGGAACTGA
This window of the Clostridium kluyveri DSM 555 genome carries:
- the gyrA gene encoding DNA gyrase subunit A, whose product is MFDEGKVLPIDISQEMKKSYIDYAMSVIVSRALPDVRDGLKPVHRRILYSMYELGITPEKGYRKCARIVGDVLGKYHPHGDSSVYDALVRMAQDFSIRYTLVDGHGNFGSVDGDSAAAMRYTEAKMDKITVEMLRGINKNTVDFIPNFDGEEKEPVVLPSRFPNLLVNGSAGIAVGMATNIPPHNLVEVINGVIMIIENPEVTIYELMTSIKGPDFPTAGIIVGTSGIKSAYETGRGKIIVRAKTEIQEEKGKNRIVITEIPYQVNKSKLIENMADLVKNKRIDGISDIRDESDRDGMRIVVELKRDANANITLNQLYKHTRMQDTFGVIMLTLVDNEPKVLNLKQMLVHYLKFQEEILTRRTKFELDKAEARAHILEGLRIALDYIDEVINLIRSSKTTEIARNGLIDKFNLSEKQAQAILDMRLQRLTGLEREKIENEYNELMDIIKHLKEILENKSILLNMIKDELIEIRDKYGDERRTEIQISNDDINIEDLIEEEEVVITLTHAGYIKRISADTYSSQRRGGKGIQAMTTKEDDFVEHIFITSTHSHILFFTNKGKVYKLKGYEIPDAGRTAKGTNLVNLLPLDGDEQIQAVISFKEIDDDNYFIMATKRGLVKKTEINQYASIRKNGLNAINLRDGDELIGVKMTTGDSEVLIFTKNGYAIRFSEKDVRPTGRNTTGVKAITLRKKDIAVAMDIASNKEDILVVSENGFGKRTPVTEYTIHKRGGKGIITYKSTEKTGLIVGARVVKDEDEMMLINSSNVAIRLNVSDISTTSRNAMGVTLMRTEEEQRVVAIAKINCTE